The Erigeron canadensis isolate Cc75 chromosome 1, C_canadensis_v1, whole genome shotgun sequence genome segment TTCTTTCATGCTGAAATTGAGCGGCTTTAGTATTCTTATCAATATTGTAGGACACATAGATGTCTTTTGGGTTAATCAATATATAAAGgaaaaatgaatgttaatttgATATTTGGTTACTTGTTTTTTTTAGCATGTTATCATTAATGTTACGAagttgtttcttttctttttctgatCTCCTCTTTAAGGACATACTGATACGAATCCAACAAGAAACAGCAAAAACAACAATCGTTACAATCCAGTGCTTCCTAAAATCGAGCAAATTCATTCCCatgatattaaaatattttcatataccGATCTCAAAAGGGCTACAAGGAACTTTCAGAATGCTTCAAGGTGCCGGTGGGGTTTGGTCTTCTTAGGTTGGGTCCATGAGAAGACATATTCCCCTTCAGAGAAAGGAGTTGGATTGGCCATTACAGTGATGCATTTTTTGGAGAAGCCTGAGGTAAAAAGAACCGTCCTTCAGTATTTCGTTTCATAGCTTATTTGTAGCATGGTTAGTTAGCTTACTTATTGAATTTCCATCTAATTCGCGTTATCATATACAGGGAAACTTAAAACTGTTGAGCGAATTTAGTCATCCGAACCTTCATCGGGTTCTAGGATACTGCCTAGAAGATGGAAGATTCTACCTTGTACATGAGTTCTTGGAGGAAAGGAGCTTAAGGGATCACTTATACGAAGGTATTACTTTTTTACATAGCTTTACTACCCCAGTGTAATTTTACAAATTGTGAAAACAGGACAAGTTTAGatacataaatatttttacattGTTGTAGGAGATGCAGCAGAACTACCCTTTACTATGAGGGTTAAAATAGTAATAGGAGTTGCTCGTGCCTTGGTTTTCTTAAAACGTAAGCGGCTGATTGTCAAAAACTGGATGCTAAATACACATGAGATTTGGTTTGATGAGGTAAGCTTTGAGCAATTATAGATCTAATAATTGGATCTCTATATGGAATTTTCTAGCAGTGAACTATGTTTCACCATTATCTCCTTGCGTCAAATATACAAATAGCAGCAACTCTTTTTTAATGAACCATATATAATGATCTATTTCACCACTTGTCAGGATTTCAATGCAAAGCTTCTTTATTTCGATGGGGCAAAGCTGGTAATTCAAATGCCCCGGCCATTAGCAGTTGGTAAGCAACTAGGAATTTCAGTTGTCTCGTTTATCTTTTCTAATAAAGGTAGTATGACGACATCTGTATCTCATACATGCATGTCAAATTTCAGCCTGGTCACCTTGGGTAAGACAGTGTGATTCTGAGGGTATTGCACTGTTACTGATGGAGATACTTATAGCGCAGCCTGTTATAACAAGCATGGATTTCGGGAAACTACATTTTTACCGTTTGTCCCATGTACTCAAGGACATGTCAGATAAGAAGATCAAAAATCTTGTGGATCCGCGAATGAAACTACGTGCTTCTCAAATCAAGAGAGTGCGCGAGTTAATTTCTCTAATATACAAAATCTATGAAAGCCCTTACAATCTGGAGGATGCCTTGTTGGAGTTAGAACAGTTTTATTTCAGAATGACATAGCCACAGCAATGACTATTCTCATAGTGTGTAAAATGAAGCAGAGTGTATCCAAGAGTTGGCAGACAGAAGAAGAAAACGGGCAAGAAATAGACCCAACTTTATGACCATAAATTTCTTCAGAGGAGGGGTCAGTACTGACCCTCTTTATATGGATCAAAACCCCACAAAGAGAGGAACTAGATACCAAACGCCTTTGGCAGTTTGGGTCTGATCCAAATTTGCCCGTTAATGTCTCCAATTTGCCCGTTTGATCCTGAAAATTTGAATTTGTTGGCTACTTTTATTTGTTTCATTATCGAATAAAATATATTGACTCTCATATTTTCTGATCAATACCTTTATTGCAATTATCTTGCTTTTATTCTGCATCATAAACAGATCGGATATGTTCAagatttctatatatatgtgaccTCGGATATGGAAGTTTtggacatttatatatatttctgaatatatatgattacaaacagaaatgtcttttatttatctattctCGATTTTGATACTCAAAATCTTAGAAAAGCATTGTACCTGCAGTCTACCTGATTCATAGATTGCCTGAATGATGTaccttaaaactaaataaatgcaTATAAATAGTTTACAAATATAGAGATTTATAGATATTGTGGGGTTGTTATGGCCACCCTTGGCCGCCACGTAGCTCCGCCACTGTAAGAAACCAAAGTTAAAGTCGGGAACAAAGAACTTATATGTATAGCTAGACTAGATTACGCATTTATAATGCATGAAAGTTACACCTCTCCAACACGAAAGGTTGCAACTCTTCTCCAAAAAACAGTTAGAAAACTGTTACAAATGAAGAGTTACATTTAACAAGGGGAAATTAATTATTTAGGAATTAATTGGTTGGAAAAAGTGTTATATAACCTGGAGTATTAAATAACTCTCCGGGCGCCCCCTTGACCCCTGTTATATTAACGGATATCCAGCCAGTTCTAATGAGTGTGCACTCCACACTCACCAACGCATATCCAAGCTTAACCCAAATCCATGGTCTCAGGTAAATTACAGTTACACAAAAATGGCCGATAACACTAAAATCACCAACACTATACCTTACTTTTAGCCAAACCAAAGACCAACATTTATTTCTTGAATTGTTATGTGTATAGTAAACATGTGATCAACTATATGAACAATGACTTTTTCTATGTTGGTCGTGGAATCAGCATACATTCCTTCCAGTATTAATCATGCCagatagataaaaaaaacaattaagaaTGATATAATAATTCAGTTGACTTTCACAGGAAAGTTCGGAAAGTTTAAAGCAACTAAAGTATTACAAGTTGATCCACCATTAGCTGGCTTGCTCTAACTACAAACGTACTAGAAATCATCATGTCTTCCGTATTCAGTTGATGTTAGAGCGTTCTCAATAATCTAGATTAGTGCAGATCTTAAAATCCAACAACGATTGTGATGGCTGCATCCTCTGAGCAACTATGTCATCAATACTCTCTTGTGGATATTGAGATAGCAACCCAAAACTTTGACGAGAGATTAATTATTGGTCAGGGAGGATTCGGGAAGGTCTACAAAGGTCAAATCAAGACAGAACAAAGTAGTAGCACAGATGTAGCCATCAAACGTTTGGATTCAATGTCTTATCAAGGAGCAGCAGAGTTCAGGGCTGAAATCGAGATGCTTTCTGGGTTGAGACACTCGCACCTTGTATCTCTACTTGGTTGGTGTGTTGATGACGAAGAGATGATCCTTGTTTACAAGTACATCCCCAATGGAACTCTTTATTATCATTTGCACAAAAGTAATACCTGTCTATCTTGGTTGCAAAGACTCAAGATAAGCATAGGGGCAGCACGAGCATTGGACTATCTTCACACAGGTGCAGACACCCAGAACAGAGTCATCCACCGTGATATCAAATGCTCAAACATATTGCTTGATGAGGATTATTCAGCCAAGATATCTGATTTTGGGCTATCCAAAATATGTCCAATAAATCAATCATCAACCTATGTCAACACCGGCATTAAAGGGACTTTTGGATATCTGGATCCAGAGGTCCTTATGACTGGAAAGTTCACAAGGAAAACAGATGTTTTTGCCTTTGGAGTAGTATTGTTTGAATTGCTGTCAGGGAGACATGCTGTCCTTCCCAGTGGCGATGACGGTATAAGTATGCCACGTTGGGCTCAGCATTGTGTTAAGAAAAGAAACTTAAATCATGTTGTTGATGCTGAACTAAGTGGTAAACTATCTCCCAAATCTTTGAAGGAGTTTTCCCGAATTGCATACCGTTGCTTGCATAGGAACCCAAAAGAACGCCCTACAATGTCTGAGGTGGTGGTAGCACTTCAGCGCTCCCTGGTATTACAAGAAAAGTTTGCAAATTGTGCAAAACCAGAAGCGTTATCTGGATTCATTTGGAACATGCCAAGTTATTGTGTTTCCCCAATTAAGACAATCTCTGGTATGAACTCTTGGCAACTTATGGGTCGATCtgtatttatttttgtactCGCTTTATTTTTTGTGCTTCTACTAGGAAATTCTCACTTTAACTTTTATGAGCCAGTTGAATTAGTATTTGTCATGAAGGGAGCGGAATATTCACCGTTTcatattaataatgttaatgtaggttttttatacattttaactgtgattaaattatataatgtatcttttttttctttttccataagTCCATGGTGACCAAAAATTTTCGAAGAATAGGGAAGCCAATATTAGTGATCGCAGCTCAGTGCTAGCACAGGATGGCGGTGACAACAACAAAGTGGTTCTCGATAATGAGAAAATTCGTGCCCAAGATTTGAAGATATTCTCATATACTGATTTGAAATGTGCAACAAGAAAATTCCAGATTAAACTGTCATCACTTGGCAAGCATTTGGTTTTCAAAGGTTGGGTCCATGAGAAAACATATTTTCCCGCTGAGCTAGATATTGGATTGCCCATTGCTGTGATGCAGTTTAAACATACTCCTAAGGTAAACAGGCCATCTTCTCTAACTTCAAATCATAGCTAAATGACATGGAAAGATATACATGTATTTTGAAGCTTTCTTAGCCAAATATGGCATTTTATGTATAATCTGCAAAGACATAAATAATGTACAACACGGTTGACTGACATTACATTCGTATGCCTATTACTAACCTCAATTATCATTGAATTTTAATCCAAGAATCTGCATATGGAGAAGGAGATACAATTAATGGGTGAATTTCGTCATCCGAACCTTCAGAGGCTAATTGGATACTGCTTTGAAGGTGAACAGTTTTACCTTGTACATGAGTTCATGGAGAAAAGGACCTTACTTGATTGCCTCTTTGAAGGTACTTAAGATAGCATTTCATTACCCAAtgaaatttttgattttgaaaagtaGTCAAGCtggatatatagatatttattttGTCGTCGTATCAGCTGGAGCAGAACTTCCCATTATTACGAGAGTTAAAATAGCAGTAGAAGTCACACGTGCCCTAGTTTTCTTGCACCGTAAACAGATGATTGTTGAGGGCTGGGTGCTTGCCGTACGATATATTTGGCTTGATAAGGTATGCAAAACTATACATTGCACATGCTATAGTGTATTCACTTTTAGACCTTTATCTAGAATTATTGCAGGATCTTCTGCTTCTCTATTTTCCTCTCTTGAAGATACAGTTGAATTGACTTCTTTTGAGACTCTATTACGCATACCCCTTTTTTCAGGAGTTTAACGCAAAGCTTTATTATTATGATGCGGCAAGGTTGATAAGCATTGATGAAGACGTGTTCTGTAAGTTGTCAATGATTTTTGTTACTTTATTCtgtttaatatttttgtatgatatataaaattattatcttGATTTTCAGTCCCTGGGAGTAGGCAGTGTGATACCAAAGGTCTTGGAATGTTTCTGCTGGAAATGCTGATGGGGAGAACGATCGTTTTAGACGCACACCTGAATCGGGTAAAAAGAGAACATTTTACCTGCAAAGTCTCTGAGATGTCAGATAGGATGATCAAGAATATCGTGGATTTTCAAATAGATATAGATGCTCCTGATCAAACTGACAGAGCGCGTGAACTACTTTCTCTGGTAGAAGTGTGTATTGGAGACAATGCGTGTTCAATGGAACAAGCTTTAGATGACTtggaaaatttttataaaagaatcaCAAGACCAGAGTGGGGTGTAAATCGATGCTcttaactaaatatatttttctatatatgtCTTGTATGTAGATCGACATCTATTTTTTCAAACATGCATCTGAATAGCGTGTTAGATAACAATGTATCGCATGGGTAAATATtcattcaatttcaacataaCAAAGAAGACCAACTTACAAACTAATTAATACCCAAATAACATTCtctaatcataaaaaaaaaggaattaaaACTTATTAAGCCCTTTCACCTCTAATCCTCCTAGCCAATTGCATATCCTTAGGCATAATTGTAACTCGCTTAGCATGAATCGCACACAAATTAGTATCCTCAAACAACCCAACCAAATACGCCTCCGACGCTTCTTGTAACGCCGCCACCGCGCTGCTCTGAAACCTCAAATCCGTCTTAAAATCCTGAGCGATTTCCCTCACGAGTCTCTGAAACGGCAGCTTCCTGATCAAAAGCTCAGTGCTCTTTTGATACTTCCTGATCTCTCGCAACGCCACAGTTCCTGGCCTGAATCTGTGTGGCTTCTTCACTCCACCGGTTGCCGGAGCTGATTTTCGAGCGGCTTTTGTTGCCAATTGCTTTCTAGGTGCTTTTCCTCCGGTTGATTTTCTGGCTGTCTGCTTTGTTcttgccattttttttttggtgctGGATCTGAGAATTTGAATGAGATTTGTGTTTTTGGTGTGAGAAAAGGGGGAGATGGGTGGGTCTATTTATAAgtgtttgaaaattttgaaatagttGGCGGTGGTAAAATGTTGGCCGTTGGATATTTGAGAAAAGAAGGGAACGGTTGAGATGAGATATGGAGATTGATTGCGGATCGCTATCCGTGTGCTTTTGTGTTTTCACTAGTTTTGTGCTTTCTTACGGAGTATGTAGAACAAATATTATTgcaaagaaatgaaaatgatataaacgacaactttattttatatttttttaaccactatttttttattaataaaaacttgaTTTAGGGCAAGATGTCAAAACCAAAACGAGTACAATTATACATCAAACTAGTAGAACATATTTTTCATAATGCCATGAATATACAGAGCTATACGATAGTTACTAGAAATCCACAAATAAAACACGAAAACGATAGGCTTAAGTAATTCCCCAATACTACTTGGTTAATGATCATCATAGAAActatgatatgaagttatgaTTAATACATCTATAAAAGAGCTTAATACTATATATCCACCCAAATGAATAAATGACTTGTTTTCTTACAAATATTATTACGAGTAAATATTTAGTATGATTTGTTACATCTATTTTACGATGATagtaatatatacgagtatttaggTAAGTTCAAATAGATGAGTTTCGGTTTAACTAAGTTAGTTAGGTCGACTAAATTGATTTATAATCGAAATGTAAATCGACCAATCCAAATCCAGATTAATACCAAACCAATCCAATCCGCTTCGGGTTAATAAGGTCAAGGTCCATACTTCTGTGTCGTTTTCTACATCAGATACGTAGGATCCAACGAGTAGGGATTATTTTCATCTTATTAAtcatttaagtatatttttatttgttataatatggtttttaatattgatatgAATAATAACGAGATATCAATAAAATGGGATTCCAGTGTGAGGgttaattgtaatattgttttAGTGGGGTGAGTCATTGTATTGATGATATAACACCAATAAACTGAGATTTCAGTGTGAGGGTTAATTGTAATAAAGCTTTGGTGTGGTAAGTCTGTATATTGATAATGTGACaccaataaattaaagtttCAGTATGGTGGGTTAAAAATGGTCTAATGGCCAACCGgctttttacaaaatttattacTTTTTAGGTTCTTCTGTTATGTGGGCTTTTTGGAACTTTTTGCATTTTTGGATCTTTTTGTTTGCAATATATGGGTTATCCTTCAGCTTATTCTTTGGGCCATCTTGAGTTAACTGATAGTGGGCTATGAATTATGAGTACCCGGAACCTAATGTCATACGGTCGTTGAATAAGTATATATTTCATGAaatgggtacccgcgcaatgcggcaacGGGTGGTAATAGTGGCGGTGGTGATAACAAtgtgacgtaaatggtagtgtatttattttatggttaaaagatgTATTTTTTGTAGATAATTTGGATAAATAttggtgtaaaatattttaagaatatatttagtagatttagtgtgtgagttagaaatgtgttgacaattaagggtattttgagtattttaaaagtagaaagttaaaaaaagggaagttagtttgtttattaatatagtatagataaaccAATTTTCAAGCAAATACATCCATGA includes the following:
- the LOC122597951 gene encoding histone H3.2, producing MARTKQTARKSTGGKAPRKQLATKAARKSAPATGGVKKPHRFRPGTVALREIRKYQKSTELLIRKLPFQRLVREIAQDFKTDLRFQSSAVAALQEASEAYLVGLFEDTNLCAIHAKRVTIMPKDMQLARRIRGERA